Sequence from the Alosa sapidissima isolate fAloSap1 chromosome 21, fAloSap1.pri, whole genome shotgun sequence genome:
ttGATTAACAACAGgtaaaaactatctccaaagtgCTATATGCTGACAAGGTAATTTTTCACGATTCTCTCGAGATTTGGCTGGCGCCGCTCTTGGAAGTtccatggctggttttctcagtAGGCACTTGCTACGTTTATgttgtatagctatgctaggtgaacgattcgcctattacaagtttgtttaccatcaaattggctttgtaaaggtgaaaatcttgcatagtgtatcTTTAACTGGTTGTCTGATAGGACCTTCAGAATTGTAAAAAATCCCTGTAATAAATTCCGCTCTGTTGCACTAACAGGCACAACAAATGAAAATGGTGGCATTCCAGAAGACAGAGTGACAATCCCAGACCAAACTGCACCAGAGACCTCTGCAAAACCACCCAGTGCAGGCTCCACAGCCCCGGCTGCAGCAGAACCCACAGAGAGCCCAAAGAAAGAGGGCCCTGAGGCTGCTCCCCCGGCCTCTGCCCCTGCCTCTCCCCCTGCCTCTCCCCCTGCCTCTCCCCCGGCCTCTGCCCCGGCCTCCAGTGACTCCACAGGCCAACCAGCAGCATCGGAGGGAGATGCCCCAGTGGGGGACACCTCGAATGAGACCGCACCTGCTTCTGACACCGCTGCTAAGGCCTCAGACAACTCTGAGTCTCCCGCCCAGCCAGCAGGTGAGGATCTCAAATCCATTACCAGGCTTAAAACGTGCACACGTGCAGGGATATAGTGCATGCCATTACAACTTGTAACTTGTTTAATATTCAGAAGAAGAGGTATGGCTGAGACAAGAAAGAAGAAGCATTTCTTGATTAATGTAAAAATACTCAGCGACATGAATGCTTTGATATAGAAAGACAGAAGCATTTCTAGAGTTTCTAGAGACTAAAGCATTTCGAGAGTTACTTGTACCTTCacttctcccctccccccccccccccccaggactaTTCTTCCATGTTACAGGCAGTGTTACTATGGGTTTCCAGTACACAAGCCGGCCCTTGTATTTTAATTAACTCACAAGGGTAGTTATTAACCTGAAAACACCTTTCAA
This genomic interval carries:
- the LOC121696005 gene encoding skin secretory protein xP2-like: MRKNCAVEWSSIPIILFERGRGQRRLASAQSDSQHLCTLSRTRTLLRDLWLFCRCRNICFYRMGCSSSTQTTGQEANKPSPKQEESNGTSTTGTTNENGGIPEDRVTIPDQTAPETSAKPPSAGSTAPAAAEPTESPKKEGPEAAPPASAPASPPASPPASPPASAPASSDSTGQPAASEGDAPVGDTSNETAPASDTAAKASDNSESPAQPAEGAKDNAASPEAPAESTGEAPAPTEGS